A single region of the Pseudalkalibacillus berkeleyi genome encodes:
- the sleB gene encoding spore cortex-lytic enzyme: MISKVTKLLFAMMLTVGTVVSLPTEKANAHSKTVQIGDRYGQVWNLQHRLQQLGLYQSKIDGIFGPKTKSAVKRFQSNIGIKVDGIAGHQTMTKLVNATLSKNEIQMMAQMVHGEARGEPFKGKVAVASVILNRVDSSKFPNSVDKVLFDSRAFTAVADGQYNMEPNDDAYRAVYHAIKGWDPSKGATFYFNPNTATSDWIWSREQITQIGKHIFAK, translated from the coding sequence ATGATAAGTAAAGTGACAAAGTTATTATTTGCTATGATGCTTACAGTTGGTACAGTCGTTTCTCTTCCGACCGAGAAAGCAAATGCTCATTCGAAAACCGTTCAAATCGGTGATCGATATGGTCAGGTCTGGAATTTACAACATCGACTCCAACAATTAGGGTTATATCAATCAAAAATAGATGGGATTTTCGGTCCTAAAACAAAAAGTGCGGTTAAACGTTTTCAAAGTAATATAGGGATCAAGGTAGATGGAATTGCTGGACATCAGACAATGACGAAGCTTGTAAATGCTACATTGAGCAAAAATGAAATTCAAATGATGGCTCAAATGGTACATGGTGAGGCACGAGGGGAACCGTTTAAAGGTAAAGTAGCGGTAGCTTCGGTTATCTTAAACCGTGTAGATTCATCAAAATTTCCTAATTCTGTAGACAAAGTGCTGTTTGATAGTAGAGCGTTTACAGCTGTTGCTGATGGTCAATACAACATGGAGCCTAATGATGATGCATATCGTGCTGTATACCATGCTATCAAAGGGTGGGACCCTTCAAAAGGGGCAACATTCTACTTTAATCCAAATACTGCAACATCTGATTGGATTTGGTCAAGAGAACAAATCACACAAATCGGAAAACACATTTTTGCAAAATAG
- a CDS encoding D-glycero-alpha-D-manno-heptose-1,7-bisphosphate 7-phosphatase, whose protein sequence is MERAVFLDRDGVINDNKRPVNQPDDLKLYPGVGDAIRRLNDDGYIVFVVTNQGGVGLGYLSVQDLENIHHYMMTELSKEGAHIHEIRACIHKPHEGCTCRKPDSGMLTDLAKKYNVDLSNSYMIGDRITDIEAGQKAGTKTIFLGEKHVDADYTTDNLEKAANWILKKESTH, encoded by the coding sequence ATGGAAAGAGCTGTTTTTCTTGATCGTGATGGTGTAATAAACGATAATAAACGTCCAGTTAATCAGCCAGATGATTTAAAGTTATATCCTGGTGTTGGAGACGCGATTCGAAGACTCAATGACGATGGCTATATCGTGTTTGTCGTTACCAATCAAGGAGGCGTAGGTCTTGGCTACTTATCTGTCCAAGATTTAGAAAACATCCATCATTACATGATGACAGAATTATCTAAAGAAGGCGCACACATCCATGAAATCCGGGCTTGTATTCATAAGCCACACGAAGGCTGTACGTGTAGAAAGCCTGATTCAGGTATGCTCACTGACCTTGCTAAGAAATACAACGTCGATTTATCGAATAGTTACATGATCGGCGACCGAATTACAGATATTGAAGCCGGTCAAAAAGCAGGTACGAAAACAATCTTTTTGGGGGAAAAACACGTTGATGCAGATTATACAACAGATAATCTTGAAAAAGCTGCTAATTGGATATTAAAAAAGGAATCGACCCATTAG
- a CDS encoding rhodanese-related sulfurtransferase — protein MTDNIENYEILLFYKYVAIEDPEYFARKHLKFCKEIGVFGRVIVAQEGINGTISGTKEQTASYISALQNDSRFEDMEFKREPSEGHAFSRISVKARDEIVSLRLDDDLNPNEITGNHLSPKEWQEALEDEDVIVLDARNDYEYDIGHFRNAIRPDIKAFRELPEWIKQNLADKKDKKILTYCTGGIRCEKFSGFLVQEGFKDVNQLHGGIIKYGQDPETRGKYFDGKCFVFDDRLTTEINKTDDQKTVGKCYHCGLPAEQFVNCPIDECDKLHISCDTCREQYQGCCSAQCMDGLLTK, from the coding sequence ATGACGGATAATATAGAGAACTATGAAATTTTGCTTTTTTATAAATATGTAGCGATTGAAGACCCGGAATATTTTGCGAGGAAACATTTGAAATTCTGTAAAGAGATAGGTGTATTCGGAAGGGTCATTGTTGCGCAAGAAGGGATAAACGGTACCATTTCAGGGACGAAGGAACAGACAGCATCTTATATATCTGCTCTACAGAACGACAGTCGATTTGAGGATATGGAGTTCAAGCGTGAACCTTCAGAAGGGCATGCGTTCAGTCGGATCTCAGTAAAAGCAAGAGATGAAATCGTCTCTCTCCGATTAGACGATGACCTTAATCCAAATGAGATTACAGGAAACCACCTATCACCAAAAGAGTGGCAGGAAGCTTTGGAAGATGAAGATGTGATTGTACTTGATGCCCGCAATGATTATGAATACGACATCGGCCATTTTAGAAATGCAATTCGACCAGATATTAAAGCATTCAGAGAATTACCAGAATGGATTAAACAAAATCTAGCTGACAAGAAGGACAAGAAAATACTTACTTATTGTACAGGTGGAATACGATGCGAAAAGTTCTCAGGCTTTCTTGTTCAGGAAGGATTTAAGGATGTAAATCAACTACACGGCGGCATTATTAAATACGGACAAGATCCTGAAACACGAGGAAAATACTTTGATGGGAAATGCTTCGTTTTCGATGATCGGTTAACGACAGAGATCAACAAGACAGATGATCAAAAAACGGTCGGGAAATGTTATCATTGTGGTCTACCAGCAGAACAATTTGTAAACTGTCCAATTGACGAATGCGATAAACTACACATATCATGTGACACTTGTCGAGAACAATATCAAGGTTGTTGTTCAGCACAATGTATGGACGGACTTTTGACAAAATAA
- the kapB gene encoding kinase-associated lipoprotein B, with protein MDFKIGDYVTASYKTGRYVGEIIDFKPKIDKAVVKVLAVLTHPKQGDLHAPNQVNVQLFHERKALAYTEKALVPLTSMKGYDGEIPEYRHSLLESIQRQMKALVEDDSEYAKASYQRLEILLNEYEK; from the coding sequence TTGGATTTTAAAATTGGAGATTACGTTACAGCTTCCTACAAAACGGGGCGATATGTCGGGGAAATCATTGACTTCAAGCCGAAAATAGACAAGGCGGTTGTAAAGGTATTAGCAGTACTCACACATCCTAAGCAAGGAGATCTACATGCGCCAAATCAAGTCAATGTTCAATTGTTTCATGAACGAAAGGCACTCGCATACACAGAAAAAGCACTCGTACCTTTGACGAGTATGAAGGGATATGATGGTGAAATCCCAGAATATCGACATTCATTATTGGAATCTATTCAAAGACAAATGAAAGCTTTAGTCGAAGACGACAGTGAATATGCTAAAGCCTCCTATCAAAGGCTTGAAATTCTATTAAATGAATACGAAAAGTAA
- the spoIIP gene encoding stage II sporulation protein P, with translation MKHNRLIYHLKKSKKETLFKRASIYASIVLILFVTVSILASSFFEKRFQSSSLKGTLNIFSTEQLVTFMGTVNPYFQQGLPSSYEPPSIQRLSFELATNIKPGDIRSLLGRELPGFAIFDTEILVAGEGTDYTTLPIESAPPLDVLLKEREVAEEKLKVVDSKDKPKPNMTTNGRKVVYVYQSHSYESFIPLLKGAKVPNDANSSNPKANMIRVGEILANEFEQRGIGTLQDRTNTGEKLLSRGWQHGNAYQLSRETVKAAVSNNTDITFSFDLHRDSLRREKTTAKINGKSYAKLMFVIGEANPNFEKNAQLAEELHKLLNQKFPGLSRGVLLKSKSEGNGLYNQDLSDRAALMEVGGVDNNLEEIQRSMEAFAEVFAEYYWKDEKVNAGSN, from the coding sequence ATGAAACACAATCGATTGATCTATCATTTGAAGAAGTCAAAGAAAGAAACGTTGTTCAAGAGAGCAAGTATATATGCATCGATTGTGTTAATTTTGTTTGTGACTGTTTCAATTCTTGCCTCATCCTTTTTTGAAAAGCGATTCCAATCAAGTTCTTTGAAAGGAACATTAAACATCTTTTCAACGGAACAATTAGTTACTTTCATGGGAACGGTTAATCCATATTTCCAACAAGGACTTCCGAGTTCATATGAGCCACCTTCCATCCAAAGGCTATCCTTTGAACTAGCAACGAACATTAAACCAGGGGACATTCGTTCTCTACTAGGCAGAGAACTACCTGGGTTTGCGATATTCGACACTGAAATTTTAGTTGCAGGAGAAGGAACCGACTATACAACCTTACCAATTGAATCCGCACCCCCACTTGATGTGTTGTTGAAAGAACGGGAAGTTGCTGAGGAAAAATTAAAAGTTGTTGATTCAAAAGATAAGCCTAAACCAAATATGACGACAAATGGTCGCAAAGTGGTATATGTCTATCAATCTCATTCATACGAATCCTTTATACCACTTTTAAAAGGTGCAAAAGTTCCCAATGATGCGAATTCCTCAAACCCGAAAGCGAATATGATCAGGGTTGGGGAAATCCTGGCAAATGAGTTTGAACAAAGAGGGATTGGAACACTACAAGATCGAACCAATACTGGTGAAAAATTATTAAGCCGAGGTTGGCAACATGGGAATGCTTACCAATTATCGAGAGAAACAGTAAAAGCAGCCGTTTCTAATAACACAGATATTACCTTTTCATTTGATCTCCATCGAGACTCTTTAAGAAGAGAAAAGACAACAGCAAAGATTAATGGGAAAAGTTATGCTAAGTTAATGTTTGTAATTGGAGAAGCCAACCCAAACTTTGAAAAAAACGCACAACTTGCAGAAGAATTACACAAGTTGCTTAATCAAAAATTTCCTGGATTAAGCCGAGGTGTATTACTAAAAAGTAAGAGTGAAGGTAACGGGTTATACAACCAAGATCTGTCTGACCGAGCTGCACTCATGGAGGTCGGCGGTGTCGACAACAACCTCGAAGAAATTCAACGATCAATGGAAGCATTCGCCGAGGTTTTTGCTGAATATTATTGGAAAGATGAGAAAGTCAATGCAGGAAGTAACTGA
- a CDS encoding YpjP family protein — protein MPNWLRKTLVILITVFTLGTVSPPPHLLAESDERSSTESTATVTNNDFVDISSSTNDSSESDLPNRTWQEVAATYEDPAELQDAFITYTLHQATEQTKEKFGERIEAKRGEEFRTVILPKIEETIIQLSNQLNVEEMRNLNISEQPSKGKSEKIFHISNAMTMKDVFRLHVRRENPPGQGHWFSFHYHEASDNFESHHELGSIYWDRNTPPNWMS, from the coding sequence ATGCCAAACTGGTTAAGAAAAACGCTCGTCATTTTAATTACCGTATTTACATTGGGGACCGTATCACCACCGCCTCATCTGCTAGCGGAAAGTGATGAACGATCATCAACGGAATCCACTGCTACAGTTACAAATAATGATTTCGTAGACATATCAAGTTCAACAAACGATAGTTCTGAAAGTGACCTCCCAAATAGAACATGGCAAGAGGTTGCTGCTACATATGAAGATCCAGCAGAATTACAAGATGCATTCATCACATACACATTACACCAAGCGACCGAACAGACAAAAGAAAAGTTTGGTGAGCGGATTGAAGCAAAGCGCGGTGAAGAATTTAGGACGGTTATTTTACCGAAAATTGAAGAAACGATCATCCAACTAAGTAACCAGCTGAACGTTGAAGAAATGAGGAACTTAAACATTTCTGAACAGCCTTCAAAAGGGAAAAGTGAGAAGATTTTTCATATTTCAAATGCTATGACCATGAAAGATGTTTTCAGATTGCATGTACGAAGAGAGAATCCTCCCGGCCAAGGTCATTGGTTCTCGTTCCATTATCATGAAGCAAGTGATAACTTTGAAAGCCATCATGAACTAGGAAGTATATATTGGGATCGAAATACACCTCCGAATTGGATGAGCTAA
- a CDS encoding dihydrofolate reductase: MISLLFAMGSNRVIGKDNDLPWHLPEDLKWFKKVSTGHTIIMGRKTYESIGKPLPNRKNVIVTTDQSYEAEGCVVTHSIEEALQQSGDEKVVIGGTQIFKQVLDQTDRIYMTYIDEEFEGDTFFPELDDSNWILKSKEKGIKDEKNPYDYYFMIYDRKSNA, encoded by the coding sequence ATGATTTCACTATTGTTTGCGATGGGGAGTAACCGAGTAATCGGGAAAGATAATGATCTTCCATGGCATTTACCTGAAGATTTAAAGTGGTTCAAAAAGGTCTCAACAGGACATACAATCATCATGGGACGCAAAACGTATGAATCAATCGGAAAACCTTTACCAAATCGTAAAAATGTAATTGTAACAACAGATCAATCCTACGAAGCTGAAGGCTGTGTAGTTACCCACTCAATAGAGGAAGCTTTACAACAAAGTGGGGATGAAAAAGTAGTCATTGGTGGAACTCAGATTTTTAAACAAGTATTAGATCAAACGGACCGCATCTACATGACGTATATAGATGAAGAATTTGAGGGTGATACTTTCTTCCCGGAACTTGATGATTCAAATTGGATACTCAAGTCCAAAGAAAAAGGGATTAAAGATGAAAAGAACCCATATGATTATTACTTCATGATTTATGATCGTAAATCGAACGCATAA